The following are encoded in a window of Atribacteraceae bacterium genomic DNA:
- a CDS encoding sugar-binding transcriptional regulator — translation MGIGQIPDGGGSERSDPKTERELTIEVARLYYYEELTQDAIGSVLGISRQKVWRLLSRAREDGIVQVRVMEPETDLELREEELKKRYALKEVRLARIFSNDEKVIQKRIAQVAASYLRSRVEPYMTLGISYGKTLFEMTRYLAPRQVPGLRVVQIMGGYGKLKGEVMAIELARRIAACFDGDVIYLLAPAFARDRMTRDAICQENSVLLPLDIGRKADMALVGIGGTTPTSTLLDTGDIHEAEMRILARGGAVGNICGHFYDQKGRLVPSPADERCISLELSELQRIPLVIGVAGGTEKFKAIQGALAGRLVNVLITDEGTMKKLLD, via the coding sequence ATGGGAATCGGTCAAATTCCGGACGGTGGTGGTTCTGAACGGAGCGATCCAAAAACGGAAAGGGAACTGACGATCGAGGTCGCCCGCCTGTATTATTATGAGGAATTGACGCAGGATGCGATCGGATCGGTGTTGGGGATCAGCCGGCAGAAAGTGTGGCGCTTGCTCAGCCGGGCCCGGGAAGACGGGATTGTCCAGGTGCGGGTGATGGAGCCCGAGACCGACCTGGAACTGAGAGAAGAAGAGCTGAAGAAGCGCTATGCCCTGAAGGAAGTCCGCTTAGCCAGAATCTTCAGTAATGACGAAAAGGTAATCCAGAAGCGCATCGCCCAGGTGGCGGCGTCCTATCTGCGTTCCCGGGTCGAACCGTACATGACCCTGGGGATATCCTACGGAAAAACCCTTTTTGAAATGACCCGATACCTGGCTCCTCGTCAGGTGCCGGGTCTACGGGTAGTGCAGATCATGGGTGGCTATGGCAAACTGAAAGGGGAAGTCATGGCTATCGAACTGGCCCGGCGTATCGCCGCTTGTTTCGATGGGGACGTTATTTATCTGCTGGCTCCGGCCTTTGCCCGGGACCGGATGACCAGGGACGCCATCTGCCAGGAAAATTCGGTCCTCCTGCCTCTGGACATCGGCCGGAAGGCTGATATGGCCCTGGTCGGCATTGGAGGAACCACGCCGACCTCGACATTACTCGATACCGGAGACATCCACGAGGCAGAAATGCGAATTCTGGCCCGAGGCGGGGCGGTCGGCAATATCTGTGGTCATTTTTATGACCAAAAAGGCCGGCTGGTCCCTTCCCCGGCCGATGAGCGTTGTATCTCGCTCGAATTGAGCGAATTGCAGCGCATTCCGTTGGTCATCGGGGTAGCGGGAGGGACGGAAAAGTTCAAGGCCATCCAGGGGGCGCTGGCGGGCAGGCTGGTGAATGTCCTCATAACCGATGAAGGAACCATGAAAAAACTTTTGGATTGA
- a CDS encoding thiamine pyrophosphate-dependent dehydrogenase E1 component subunit alpha, with amino-acid sequence MLSVENKLDMLRKMLLIRHFEEQAEELYMEGKVFGTFHLYVGEEAVAVGACAALQPDDYITSTHRGHGHCIAKGADVKKMMAEIMAKDTGYCHGVGGSMHIADVEQGNLGANGVVGGGIPIAMGAALGCKLQKNGKVVLGFFGDGASNTGNFHEAINMAAILKVPVVFICENNHYAMSNPVKNALAIADISERSGAYGIPGVTVDGNDVLAVYEVVAESVERARQGKGPTLIEAKTYRFKGHSKSDKNVYRTKEEIESWKARCPIKRFKGYLAENDGVPVKKLEDIESQVEQDIAEAIVFGLESPEPTLEEARKMVYA; translated from the coding sequence GTGTTGTCAGTCGAAAATAAATTGGATATGTTGCGTAAAATGCTTCTTATTCGACACTTCGAAGAACAAGCGGAGGAGTTGTACATGGAGGGAAAGGTGTTTGGAACCTTCCACCTCTATGTCGGCGAGGAAGCGGTGGCGGTGGGGGCGTGTGCGGCGCTTCAGCCTGATGACTACATCACCTCGACCCACCGTGGTCATGGGCACTGCATCGCCAAGGGGGCTGATGTCAAGAAAATGATGGCCGAGATTATGGCCAAAGATACCGGGTATTGTCACGGGGTAGGCGGGTCGATGCACATCGCCGATGTCGAGCAGGGAAACCTGGGAGCTAACGGGGTGGTTGGCGGCGGGATTCCAATCGCCATGGGGGCGGCCTTGGGTTGTAAGCTTCAGAAGAACGGGAAAGTGGTGCTCGGTTTTTTCGGTGATGGGGCGTCCAATACCGGCAACTTTCATGAGGCGATCAATATGGCGGCGATTTTAAAGGTTCCGGTGGTCTTTATTTGTGAAAACAATCACTATGCCATGTCCAATCCGGTCAAAAACGCCTTGGCCATCGCCGATATATCCGAACGCTCCGGCGCTTACGGAATACCCGGGGTGACCGTGGACGGGAACGATGTCCTGGCGGTCTACGAGGTGGTGGCGGAATCCGTGGAGCGAGCCCGGCAAGGCAAGGGACCGACCCTGATTGAAGCCAAGACCTACCGCTTCAAAGGGCATTCCAAGAGCGATAAAAACGTGTACCGGACCAAGGAAGAGATCGAAAGTTGGAAGGCCCGTTGCCCGATCAAACGGTTCAAGGGATATCTTGCGGAGAATGACGGAGTACCGGTGAAAAAACTGGAGGACATCGAAAGTCAGGTGGAACAGGATATCGCCGAAGCGATTGTTTTTGGCCTGGAAAGCCCCGAACCGACCCTCGAGGAAGCGAGGAAGATGGTCTATGCCTGA
- a CDS encoding LacI family DNA-binding transcriptional regulator encodes MKVTGQTNKLKPTLQDVAREANTSIASVSRVINNSDFVRDEIRQRVWKAIERLQYFPNTTARSLARGKTVFSNTNQYVGVLFGQFVRSDHSFFSSIISGIEKTMFDNRINIVLSSMPSRENGALCDLPPFLAEDSLRYIILIGEGGGGLLRYLQTNDFIFVVVDALAPSGVDCVLCDYKRGSVEAMEYLFDLGHSRIGLILGPKTHYFSRALEYGYRKVHENRGIQVNSTHIVYGNDFSAHSGFQGADRLFSLLPVPTAVFTNDEMAIGVLKKAKALGVRAPEDVSLFGFDDIGVASFLSPPLTTMRIPSQEMGNLAARLLLEHMKETVPSPTRRIEVSPLLVPRESCRNLSPSLPGQMDDRA; translated from the coding sequence GTGAAAGTAACCGGACAAACCAATAAGCTGAAGCCGACCTTGCAAGATGTCGCCCGGGAAGCGAACACCAGCATTGCGTCCGTTTCCCGGGTAATCAATAACTCGGATTTTGTGCGGGACGAAATCAGACAGCGGGTGTGGAAAGCGATCGAGAGACTGCAGTATTTTCCCAATACAACCGCTCGTAGTCTGGCGCGAGGTAAGACCGTCTTTTCCAATACCAACCAGTATGTGGGAGTGTTGTTCGGTCAATTTGTCCGGTCCGATCACTCTTTCTTTTCCAGCATCATATCCGGGATTGAAAAAACCATGTTCGATAACCGGATCAACATTGTTCTGTCTTCGATGCCTTCCCGGGAAAACGGAGCACTCTGCGACCTTCCGCCCTTTCTGGCGGAAGACAGCCTACGATACATTATCTTGATTGGAGAAGGGGGTGGCGGGCTTCTCCGCTACCTCCAAACCAACGATTTTATTTTTGTGGTGGTCGATGCCCTTGCTCCGTCAGGGGTGGATTGTGTGCTTTGTGATTACAAACGAGGTTCTGTTGAAGCAATGGAGTACCTTTTCGACTTGGGACATTCCCGCATCGGATTGATTCTCGGACCTAAAACCCACTATTTTTCCCGGGCCCTGGAATACGGTTATCGTAAAGTCCACGAAAACAGGGGGATCCAGGTGAACTCCACTCACATCGTGTACGGGAACGACTTCAGCGCCCATAGCGGCTTCCAGGGTGCGGACCGGTTGTTCTCCCTCCTTCCTGTGCCCACTGCTGTTTTTACCAACGACGAGATGGCCATCGGCGTTCTGAAGAAGGCAAAAGCGTTGGGAGTCCGGGCTCCCGAAGACGTTTCACTTTTTGGTTTTGACGACATCGGGGTTGCGTCGTTCCTCAGCCCGCCGCTAACCACTATGCGCATTCCCAGCCAGGAAATGGGGAACCTGGCCGCCCGGTTGCTCCTGGAGCACATGAAAGAAACCGTCCCCTCTCCGACCCGGCGCATCGAGGTTTCACCCCTCCTTGTACCCAGAGAATCCTGCAGGAATCTCTCACCTTCCCTCCCGGGTCAAATGGACGACCGGGCTTGA
- the lsrK gene encoding autoinducer-2 kinase, with product MEEMMRDRRYVVVFDVGTGSGRCLIFDFQGRELAECHREWTPQTLPQYPGSRDFDTRASWLLLKECLRDALKCSGIRPEEIAGVTGTSMREGFVLYDLRGREIWGCPNTDARAGEEGRELIEQGVGEKVFQEGGDWFAIHAMPRLVWIRKKQPDIFHRARHLTMLGDWVVYKLTGEYTTTPSLGSSSGLFSLQKRSWSPRSVAVCDMDLSVFPPVYESGTLVGEVTSEAAAETGLLAGTPVYTSGGDTMLACLGVGTTDPYAYTVVGGSFWQTTMITPAPLIDPKIRLRTHCHILPGFWMTEGFGFLNGMAVRWFRDAFCQHEMAEAEKLGISAYEFLEREAATVPPGSHGIIATFSDIMNARTMKHATPSFLGFDIFSPETSGKKECYRSLLENAAYVAYGHALILEELTGQMCEEATFCGGASRGILWPQIVTDVTGARLRIPEVKEATALGAAMCVLKGLGVYGGFAETARTIVRWEREVEPNQERHQRYRELFTHWKSVYREVLELGNRGLLEYLWKAPGL from the coding sequence ATGGAGGAAATGATGCGTGACCGGCGTTATGTGGTGGTTTTTGATGTGGGCACCGGCAGTGGACGTTGCTTGATTTTTGATTTTCAGGGGAGAGAACTGGCGGAATGTCACCGGGAATGGACTCCGCAGACTCTCCCTCAGTATCCGGGTTCCCGGGATTTTGACACCCGCGCCAGTTGGCTTCTCCTGAAAGAGTGTCTGCGGGATGCGCTGAAATGTTCCGGGATCCGGCCGGAAGAGATCGCCGGGGTGACCGGAACCAGCATGCGGGAAGGGTTCGTTTTATATGACCTCAGGGGACGGGAAATCTGGGGCTGTCCCAACACCGATGCCCGAGCGGGAGAGGAGGGGAGGGAACTGATCGAGCAGGGAGTAGGGGAAAAGGTCTTTCAGGAGGGAGGAGACTGGTTTGCCATTCACGCCATGCCCCGCCTGGTCTGGATCCGCAAAAAGCAACCGGATATCTTTCACCGGGCCCGCCATCTGACCATGCTGGGAGACTGGGTGGTTTACAAGCTGACCGGAGAGTACACCACGACACCCTCCCTGGGATCGAGCTCCGGGCTTTTCAGCCTGCAGAAACGGTCCTGGTCACCCCGGAGCGTCGCGGTCTGTGACATGGATCTGTCGGTTTTCCCCCCGGTCTACGAATCCGGTACCCTGGTTGGGGAAGTGACGAGCGAAGCCGCGGCGGAAACAGGCCTCCTGGCCGGGACTCCAGTGTACACCAGCGGGGGGGACACCATGCTGGCCTGCCTGGGGGTGGGCACGACCGATCCCTATGCCTATACCGTGGTGGGAGGGTCCTTCTGGCAGACCACCATGATCACCCCTGCTCCTTTGATCGACCCGAAAATCCGCCTGCGAACCCACTGCCATATCCTGCCCGGATTCTGGATGACCGAGGGGTTCGGTTTTCTCAACGGAATGGCTGTTCGCTGGTTCCGGGACGCGTTTTGTCAGCATGAAATGGCGGAAGCCGAAAAACTGGGAATCAGCGCCTATGAATTCCTGGAGCGGGAAGCAGCCACTGTTCCGCCGGGCTCCCATGGGATCATCGCCACCTTCTCCGATATCATGAACGCCCGCACCATGAAACACGCTACCCCTTCTTTTCTGGGTTTTGACATATTTTCTCCGGAAACCTCGGGGAAAAAAGAGTGCTACCGCTCACTCCTGGAGAACGCCGCCTATGTGGCGTACGGTCACGCCCTCATCCTCGAGGAATTGACCGGACAAATGTGTGAAGAAGCCACCTTTTGCGGCGGAGCGTCCCGGGGCATTCTCTGGCCCCAGATTGTGACAGACGTCACCGGGGCTCGTCTTAGAATCCCGGAAGTGAAAGAGGCGACGGCGCTCGGCGCGGCCATGTGCGTCTTGAAGGGCTTGGGGGTATATGGTGGTTTCGCGGAAACCGCCCGCACCATCGTCCGCTGGGAGCGGGAAGTGGAGCCGAACCAGGAACGCCACCAACGGTACCGCGAATTATTCACGCACTGGAAATCCGTCTATCGAGAAGTGCTGGAACTGGGCAACCGTGGTCTTCTGGAGTATCTTTGGAAGGCTCCCGGATTATAG
- a CDS encoding polysaccharide deacetylase family protein, translating into MDKPRVVIGIDTETDVGSFTPFYSGLENGLPLLLELFGKKSVPATFFFVAEAAQKFPALTREVMKRGFEVGCHTIHHETIGDPLFDIPLVKPVLPEEVPNRLRRATSMISEVIGSSPVSFRAPRLWGSTTMVNSLEELGYVADATYPMYYFEERIAPYHPSATDWTQEGDLKILEIPNFADLSLPRKDPWGRNRDQWPIFRTAGADVLISHIDNFIALATSRNVTPVLCFYFHPWEFIEMPSRFDFGEASVEPSPFIIRNCGFYALQELGRLIDLLRGRDAEFYSAAGMAAYWSQR; encoded by the coding sequence ATGGATAAACCACGGGTGGTTATCGGTATCGATACTGAAACCGATGTTGGAAGCTTCACCCCTTTTTATTCAGGACTTGAAAACGGGCTCCCTCTTTTGCTCGAACTTTTCGGGAAAAAATCCGTCCCGGCAACCTTCTTCTTTGTCGCTGAAGCGGCTCAAAAGTTTCCGGCTCTCACACGAGAAGTCATGAAAAGGGGTTTCGAGGTCGGCTGCCATACGATTCATCACGAGACAATCGGGGATCCGCTCTTCGACATTCCTCTGGTCAAACCGGTCCTCCCGGAAGAGGTGCCCAATCGTCTCCGCCGGGCAACAAGCATGATCAGCGAGGTGATTGGGAGTTCGCCGGTTTCTTTCCGGGCCCCCCGCCTGTGGGGAAGCACCACGATGGTGAATTCCCTGGAAGAGCTTGGTTATGTCGCTGACGCTACCTACCCTATGTATTATTTCGAGGAAAGGATAGCTCCCTATCACCCCTCAGCGACTGATTGGACGCAAGAAGGAGATTTGAAAATACTCGAAATTCCCAACTTTGCGGACCTCAGTCTCCCCCGCAAGGATCCCTGGGGAAGAAACCGGGACCAATGGCCGATTTTTCGCACGGCAGGAGCCGATGTTCTGATCAGTCATATTGATAACTTTATTGCTCTTGCGACCAGTCGGAATGTCACACCGGTCCTCTGTTTTTATTTTCACCCCTGGGAATTCATTGAAATGCCCTCCCGCTTTGACTTCGGGGAAGCCAGCGTTGAACCCAGCCCCTTCATTATTCGCAACTGTGGATTCTATGCTCTGCAGGAATTAGGGCGGTTGATCGATTTGCTGCGCGGGAGAGACGCTGAATTTTACAGTGCCGCCGGTATGGCTGCGTATTGGAGTCAACGGTGA
- a CDS encoding alpha-ketoacid dehydrogenase subunit beta: protein MPEREITFREAVREALREALRADERVFLLGQDIGIYGGAFAVTLGLIEEFGRARVIDTPISEAAMIGAGAGAALVGSRPVVEIQFSDFIGIGMDQLVNQAAKIRFMFGGKATVPMVLRAPIGCGTGAAAQHSQSQEAWYAHVPGLKVVMPATAYDAKGLLHASLLDDNPVLFFEHKLLYPMKSAVPDKPYTVPLGKAKIRRSGRDVTLLAYALQTVKCLQAADLLADQGIDAEVLDLRTLRPLDTEAIAESIKRTHKAVVVYEAPRTGGFGAEIAAFIGEELFDELDAPVMRLGGLDMPVPYNPNLEQALVPQPDTIAGAVKKLLNRR, encoded by the coding sequence ATGCCTGAACGGGAAATCACTTTTCGGGAGGCTGTCCGGGAGGCGTTGCGGGAGGCGTTGCGCGCTGATGAGCGGGTATTTCTGTTGGGACAGGACATCGGAATCTACGGTGGGGCGTTCGCGGTTACCCTGGGATTGATCGAGGAATTCGGCCGGGCGCGGGTGATCGATACGCCAATTTCGGAAGCGGCCATGATCGGGGCCGGAGCGGGCGCGGCGCTGGTCGGTTCCCGACCGGTGGTGGAAATTCAGTTTTCCGATTTTATCGGAATCGGCATGGATCAACTGGTCAACCAGGCCGCCAAAATCCGTTTTATGTTCGGAGGAAAAGCGACGGTGCCTATGGTGTTACGGGCTCCCATCGGCTGCGGGACGGGAGCCGCCGCCCAGCATTCCCAGAGTCAGGAAGCCTGGTATGCCCACGTGCCGGGGTTGAAAGTTGTGATGCCCGCGACAGCCTATGATGCCAAGGGGCTACTGCACGCCTCCCTCCTCGACGACAATCCGGTGCTCTTTTTTGAACATAAGCTGCTTTATCCGATGAAGAGCGCCGTTCCGGATAAACCCTACACGGTTCCCCTGGGAAAGGCAAAAATCAGGCGTTCGGGCCGTGACGTGACCTTGCTCGCCTATGCCCTGCAGACTGTGAAATGTTTGCAGGCGGCCGACTTGCTGGCTGATCAGGGGATCGATGCCGAGGTGCTGGATCTGCGGACCCTTCGCCCGCTGGATACGGAGGCGATCGCCGAATCGATTAAGCGGACCCATAAAGCGGTGGTAGTCTACGAAGCGCCGCGCACCGGAGGTTTTGGGGCGGAAATCGCTGCCTTTATCGGGGAAGAGCTGTTCGATGAATTGGATGCTCCGGTCATGAGATTGGGCGGTCTCGATATGCCGGTTCCCTACAATCCGAACCTGGAGCAAGCCCTGGTACCGCAGCCGGACACCATCGCCGGAGCGGTTAAAAAACTGTTGAATCGCCGGTGA